Proteins encoded by one window of Oreochromis niloticus isolate F11D_XX linkage group LG17, O_niloticus_UMD_NMBU, whole genome shotgun sequence:
- the nap1l1 gene encoding nucleosome assembly protein 1-like 1 isoform X2 yields the protein MADIDNKDQAEMDPADMEDVEEVEEEETGEDENSKARQLTVQMMQNPQILAALQERLDGLNGSPSGYMESLPKVVKRRVNALKNLQVKCAHIEAKFYEEVHELERKYAALYQPLFDKRSDIVKAAYEPTDEECEWKADEEEELTDEMKEKAKLEEEKKDEEKEDPKGIPEFWLTVFKNVDLLSDMLQEHDEPILKHLQDIKVKFSDPGQPMSFTLEFHFEPNDFFTNTMLTKTYKMRSEPDENDPFSFDGPEIMSCTGCTIDWTKGKNVTLKTIKKKQKHKGRGTVRTVTKTVPNDSFFNFFTPPEVPENGELDEDSEAILAADFEIGHFIRERIVPRAVLYFTGEAIEDDDDDYDEEGEEADDEEGEEEADEENDPDYDPKV from the exons ATGGCAGACATTGACAA CAAAGATCAGGCTGAGATGGACCCAGCAGATATGGAGGATGTTGAGGaagtggaagaggaggagacagGAGAAGACGAAAACAGCAAAG CTCGTCAGCTGACTGTCCAGATGATGCAGAATCCACAGATCCTGGCTGCGCTGCAGGAGAGGCTGGATGGTTTGAATGGCTCACCATCAGGGTACATGGAGAG TTTACCAAAGGTCGTAAAGAGACGTGTCAATGCTCTGAAGAACCTGCAGGTCAAATGCGCCCACATTGAAGCGAAGTTCTACGAGGAAGTACATGAGCTGGAAAGAAAGTATGCTGCCCTCTACCAGCCCCTCTTCGACAAA AGAAGTGACATAGTGAAAGCAGCTTATGAACCCACAGATGAGGAATGTGAATGGAAAGCGGATGAAGAGGAAGAGCTGACA GATGAGATGAAGGAGAAGGCCAagttggaggaagagaagaaggaTGAGGAAAAAGAAGACCCCAAAGGCATTCCTGAATTCTGGTTAACAGTTTTCAAAAATGTGGACCTGCTCAGTGACATGCTGCAG GAACATGATGAACCCATCCTTAAGCATTTACAAGACATTAAAGTTAAATTCTCAGATCCAGGACAGCCAATG AGCTTCACATTAGAGTTCCACTTCGAGCCAAACGACTTCTTCACAAACACAATGTTGACAAAAACCTACAAGATGAGGTCAGAGCCTGATGAGAACGACCCCTTCTCCTTCGATGGGCCAGAGATTATGAGCTGCACAGG CTGCACGATTGACTGGACAAAGGGCAAGAACGTCACATTGAAAACaatcaaaaagaaacaaaagcacaagggcCGTGGCACGGTCAGGACGGTCACCAAAACGGTCCCCAACGACTCCTTTTTCAACTTCTTCACCCCACCAGAGG TCCCAGAAAATGGCGAGTTG GATGAGGATTCGGAAGCCATTCTGGCTGCTGACTTTGAAATTGGCCACTTCATCCGTGAACGTATCGTACCTCGAGCGGTGCTCTATTTCACAGGAGAGGCCATAgaggatgatgacgatgat taTGATGAAGAGGGAGAGGAGGCAGATGATGAG GAAGGTGAAGAGGAGGCTGACGAGGAGAACGACCCCGACTATGATCCCAAG GTTTAA
- the phlda1 gene encoding pleckstrin homology-like domain family A member 1: protein MLENGRKVFKEGLLEKRSDGLLQLWKKKHCVLTEDGVLLLPPKQHDHQQHHGGGGDAGKVKELHFANMKTVDCVERKGKYVYFTVVMTEGKEIDFRCPQDEGWNAEITLQMVQYKNRQAILAVKSTRQKQQLLVVQMPGQKTVRSSPNVA, encoded by the coding sequence ATGTTGGAAAATGGGAGGAAAGTGTTCAAGGAGGGTCTGCTGGAGAAACGGAGCGACGGGCTGCTGCAGCTCTGGAAGAAGAAACACTGCGTCCTGACCGAGGACGgcgtgctgctgctgccgcccAAGCAGCACGACCACCAGCAGCATCACGGCGGCGGCGGGGACGCGGGCAAAGTCAAGGAGCTGCACTTCGCCAACATGAAAACGGTGGACTGCGTGGAGCGGAAGGGTAAATACGTGTACTTCACGGTGGTCATGACGGAGGGGAAGGAGATTGACTTCAGGTGCCCGCAAGACGAGGGCTGGAACGCAGAGATCACTCTGCAGATGGTCCAGTACAAGAACCGGCAGGCGATCCTGGCCGTCAAGTCCACCCGGCAGAAGCAGCAGCTGCTCGTGGTGCAGATGCCCGGACAAAAGACCGTGCGCAGCTCTCCGAACGTAGCGTGA
- the nap1l1 gene encoding nucleosome assembly protein 1-like 1 isoform X1: protein MADIDNKDQAEMDPADMEDVEEVEEEETGEDENSKARQLTVQMMQNPQILAALQERLDGLNGSPSGYMESLPKVVKRRVNALKNLQVKCAHIEAKFYEEVHELERKYAALYQPLFDKRSDIVKAAYEPTDEECEWKADEEEELTDEMKEKAKLEEEKKDEEKEDPKGIPEFWLTVFKNVDLLSDMLQEHDEPILKHLQDIKVKFSDPGQPMSFTLEFHFEPNDFFTNTMLTKTYKMRSEPDENDPFSFDGPEIMSCTGCTIDWTKGKNVTLKTIKKKQKHKGRGTVRTVTKTVPNDSFFNFFTPPEVPENGELDEDSEAILAADFEIGHFIRERIVPRAVLYFTGEAIEDDDDDYDEEGEEADDEEGEEEADEENDPDYDPKKDAAPPAECKQQ from the exons ATGGCAGACATTGACAA CAAAGATCAGGCTGAGATGGACCCAGCAGATATGGAGGATGTTGAGGaagtggaagaggaggagacagGAGAAGACGAAAACAGCAAAG CTCGTCAGCTGACTGTCCAGATGATGCAGAATCCACAGATCCTGGCTGCGCTGCAGGAGAGGCTGGATGGTTTGAATGGCTCACCATCAGGGTACATGGAGAG TTTACCAAAGGTCGTAAAGAGACGTGTCAATGCTCTGAAGAACCTGCAGGTCAAATGCGCCCACATTGAAGCGAAGTTCTACGAGGAAGTACATGAGCTGGAAAGAAAGTATGCTGCCCTCTACCAGCCCCTCTTCGACAAA AGAAGTGACATAGTGAAAGCAGCTTATGAACCCACAGATGAGGAATGTGAATGGAAAGCGGATGAAGAGGAAGAGCTGACA GATGAGATGAAGGAGAAGGCCAagttggaggaagagaagaaggaTGAGGAAAAAGAAGACCCCAAAGGCATTCCTGAATTCTGGTTAACAGTTTTCAAAAATGTGGACCTGCTCAGTGACATGCTGCAG GAACATGATGAACCCATCCTTAAGCATTTACAAGACATTAAAGTTAAATTCTCAGATCCAGGACAGCCAATG AGCTTCACATTAGAGTTCCACTTCGAGCCAAACGACTTCTTCACAAACACAATGTTGACAAAAACCTACAAGATGAGGTCAGAGCCTGATGAGAACGACCCCTTCTCCTTCGATGGGCCAGAGATTATGAGCTGCACAGG CTGCACGATTGACTGGACAAAGGGCAAGAACGTCACATTGAAAACaatcaaaaagaaacaaaagcacaagggcCGTGGCACGGTCAGGACGGTCACCAAAACGGTCCCCAACGACTCCTTTTTCAACTTCTTCACCCCACCAGAGG TCCCAGAAAATGGCGAGTTG GATGAGGATTCGGAAGCCATTCTGGCTGCTGACTTTGAAATTGGCCACTTCATCCGTGAACGTATCGTACCTCGAGCGGTGCTCTATTTCACAGGAGAGGCCATAgaggatgatgacgatgat taTGATGAAGAGGGAGAGGAGGCAGATGATGAG GAAGGTGAAGAGGAGGCTGACGAGGAGAACGACCCCGACTATGATCCCAAG AAGGATGCAGCCCCCCCAGCTGAGTGCAAGCAGCAGTGA